One genomic segment of Catalinimonas alkaloidigena includes these proteins:
- a CDS encoding RagB/SusD family nutrient uptake outer membrane protein, with translation MKRIFNRYLVLFLVFLLQVSCSDDLLEPKPLSFFSPSNVFNDEAGFEAALVTMRKALTEGVTGGRRYYMVGEWAASEAGVPTFQMDWYQTTPYFDRYYTFLPLFSEAYEFIKNTNVLIGRIDEIEWDSPEERNTILAEGYWHRAYWYYWLVNAYGDVPFVGQEVQGAKLDYFTHSRWAILDKIQADMEFAVQYLPESAVPGAITQGAGNHLLTKIYLANLEFDKAIEAATRVINGPYALMTERFGVSADDPVRNLIWDLHRPENKNSPENTETILATVDRFEAPNGAQSTGLYTMRHYHSSWWHSRNRDSEGLAGTMDSGPMYDTLGRGNPDLVSTPYGYYDIWETDAYNWQNTPDLRRSDINWVDKHELVYNNPASADFGEPIDPMNYADPQDSVQLLFPFPFYKTYAPQQDPNAVPMGGNGDWYIFRLAETYLLRAEAYYWKGDFASAASDINVVRERANADLITAGDVSIDYIFDERARELFIESPRHSELVRVSYIMASLGMDGYSLEAFSENNWWYDRVMAHNIMYEIQPVIIGNSPRIAPYHVLWPIDADVITANTKGVINQNEGYVGAENNAPPLETIDESTGVE, from the coding sequence ATGAAACGTATATTCAATAGATATTTGGTACTGTTCCTGGTATTTCTGTTGCAGGTTTCCTGCTCAGATGACTTGCTGGAACCCAAGCCGCTATCCTTTTTTTCTCCTTCTAATGTTTTCAATGATGAGGCGGGCTTTGAAGCTGCGCTGGTAACAATGAGAAAAGCGTTGACCGAAGGGGTTACAGGTGGCAGAAGGTATTATATGGTTGGAGAGTGGGCTGCGTCCGAAGCAGGCGTCCCCACTTTTCAGATGGATTGGTACCAGACTACGCCCTATTTTGACCGCTACTACACTTTTCTTCCTTTATTCTCTGAGGCATACGAATTTATCAAAAACACCAATGTACTCATCGGACGTATTGATGAGATTGAGTGGGATAGCCCGGAAGAAAGAAATACCATTCTGGCCGAAGGTTACTGGCACCGTGCTTATTGGTACTACTGGTTAGTAAACGCCTATGGAGACGTGCCTTTTGTAGGGCAGGAGGTACAAGGAGCCAAGCTGGACTACTTCACCCACAGCCGCTGGGCTATACTGGACAAAATCCAGGCTGATATGGAATTTGCGGTTCAATATTTACCAGAATCGGCAGTTCCGGGAGCGATTACCCAAGGTGCGGGCAACCATTTACTTACCAAAATATACCTTGCCAATCTTGAATTTGACAAGGCGATAGAAGCTGCCACAAGGGTCATTAATGGACCTTATGCATTAATGACCGAAAGATTTGGCGTAAGTGCAGATGATCCGGTGAGAAATCTCATCTGGGACCTTCATCGTCCGGAAAATAAGAATAGCCCTGAAAATACAGAGACTATCTTGGCGACAGTAGATCGTTTTGAGGCCCCTAATGGTGCACAGTCCACTGGCCTTTATACCATGAGACACTATCATTCCTCCTGGTGGCACAGTAGAAACCGCGATAGTGAAGGCCTGGCAGGCACCATGGATTCGGGTCCTATGTATGATACGCTGGGGAGAGGCAATCCTGACCTGGTGAGTACGCCCTATGGCTACTACGACATCTGGGAAACAGATGCCTATAACTGGCAAAATACTCCCGACCTGAGGAGAAGTGATATTAACTGGGTAGATAAACATGAACTGGTCTATAACAATCCTGCATCTGCTGATTTTGGTGAGCCTATTGACCCTATGAATTATGCTGATCCGCAGGATTCGGTGCAGCTTCTTTTTCCTTTTCCTTTTTACAAAACTTATGCGCCTCAACAAGATCCAAATGCAGTTCCTATGGGAGGAAATGGTGATTGGTACATATTCCGGCTGGCAGAAACGTATCTTTTAAGGGCTGAGGCATATTACTGGAAAGGTGATTTTGCCAGTGCAGCCAGTGACATCAATGTTGTAAGAGAACGTGCAAATGCCGACCTGATCACCGCAGGAGATGTAAGCATTGACTATATCTTTGATGAACGAGCCAGAGAACTTTTCATTGAATCCCCCCGGCATTCAGAATTAGTAAGGGTATCTTATATCATGGCGAGCTTGGGAATGGATGGATACAGCCTGGAGGCCTTCAGCGAAAACAACTGGTGGTACGACCGGGTGATGGCTCATAATATCATGTATGAAATTCAGCCCGTAATTATTGGGAACAGTCCACGGATTGCACCATATCATGTGCTTTGGCCCATAGATGCGGATGTTATCACTGCCAACACCAAAGGAGTGATCAATCAAAATGAAGGATATGTAGGCGCTGAAAATAACGCACCCCCACTTGAAACGATAGACGAGAGTACAGGTGTGGAATAA
- a CDS encoding SusC/RagA family TonB-linked outer membrane protein, producing the protein MKQFFYCLFFALLAHAAVGQGINVSGTVTSVEDNMPLPGVNVIVQGTGTGAVTNINGEYSLEVPSSKSILVFSFVGYISQEVTVGNSNTIDVNLSADQAQLDEVVVIGYGTQKKSDLTGAVSRVDGESIQNKSYTQVTEMLSGQVAGIYANQSPSPAGGGAMEVRGPTSLTGGTDPLIVLDGVIFNGNIADINPNDIEHIDVLKDASSAAVYGSKAASGVVIITTKKGERGKPTINFTAKTGVSLLTNYDFRPRNAAEYEDFRRDYFRTVGIANREDWYWDDPNDLRSGVTLEQWRNANPNPNPDDTQEYLGRLNFFNTEIDQYLAGETVNWFDEIIRPGLRQNYDLSVGGGAENFNYYWSIGYVDNEGVIAGDDFTAIRTRLNVDFAVTDWLNVGVNAQYTHRDQSTVPASMNFSSISPYSRIYDEDNKLEWYPHGYSIVTNPLINYYGQEKYDRTHSLFAAMFADVALPFGFNYRVSFQPRMEFAKDYNFWDSETIVGGRTYLDGYGTREDGTLNAWMIDNILSWNQQFGVHAFDVTLLYNAEQTKTYNSYGENQTFLPNQQLGYNGLQFGSKPLVSTNDTEAGGEALMARLNYTLLDRYLLTASVRRDGYSAFGQEHPTATFPAAALAWKISDESFYNSELVNRLKLRLSWGVNGNRDIGIYSALAQIGSELYYDGTNVQMGLYNNTLANPGLRWERTESFNIGVDMGLLDDRIDLSANVYDMRTTDLLMSRKLPEITGFTSIISNLGELSNRGMELSLNTVNISNQNLSWKSSFVFSLNRNKIESLFGDYEEVEVNGETITREIPDYTNLWFPDEAIDVVWEYDVVGVWQLDEASEAAEYNMVPGDYKAVDVDDSKTYDALVDKQFIGYEQPRYRLGLRNDFSFLKDFTASVFIRADLGHIGAFDYAVHESSTYDRINIWNIPYWTPTNGNNEYARTSEVHGAYGGGLRIFKPRSFVRVQDISLAYNIPMTFAERINVNSLRIFVSARNLFTFTDWPGWDPETGLSGTADGPMPKTFSVGVNISL; encoded by the coding sequence TACTGGCACGGGTGCTGTCACCAATATCAATGGGGAGTATTCCTTAGAAGTACCCTCTTCGAAATCTATCTTGGTGTTTTCTTTTGTTGGCTACATTTCACAGGAAGTAACGGTCGGCAATTCCAACACTATAGATGTAAACCTTTCGGCAGATCAGGCTCAGTTAGATGAAGTGGTTGTCATTGGTTATGGTACACAGAAAAAAAGTGATCTGACCGGGGCAGTGTCACGGGTGGATGGTGAGAGCATCCAAAATAAAAGCTATACACAAGTGACTGAAATGCTCTCCGGACAGGTAGCCGGCATTTATGCGAATCAGAGCCCCTCTCCAGCTGGAGGGGGAGCTATGGAAGTGAGAGGTCCTACCTCACTTACCGGAGGTACAGACCCCCTGATTGTACTTGATGGAGTGATATTTAATGGAAATATCGCTGATATCAACCCGAATGATATTGAACATATTGATGTCTTGAAAGATGCCAGCTCGGCGGCAGTATACGGGTCAAAAGCTGCCTCCGGAGTAGTGATTATCACTACCAAAAAGGGAGAAAGAGGAAAACCTACGATTAATTTTACCGCTAAAACTGGGGTAAGCCTGCTTACGAATTACGATTTCAGGCCGCGAAATGCAGCTGAGTATGAAGATTTCAGAAGAGATTACTTCAGAACGGTAGGCATCGCCAACAGAGAAGACTGGTACTGGGACGATCCCAACGACCTGAGAAGTGGAGTGACGCTGGAGCAGTGGCGAAATGCCAACCCCAATCCAAATCCTGATGACACACAGGAATACCTGGGAAGACTCAACTTTTTTAACACTGAAATTGATCAGTACCTGGCAGGAGAAACAGTGAATTGGTTTGATGAAATTATCCGGCCCGGGCTAAGGCAAAACTATGACCTCAGTGTGGGGGGGGGAGCTGAAAACTTTAATTACTACTGGTCAATAGGATATGTAGATAATGAAGGAGTGATTGCAGGTGATGATTTTACCGCGATACGAACGAGATTAAATGTGGATTTCGCCGTCACCGATTGGCTGAATGTGGGTGTCAATGCCCAGTATACGCATCGGGATCAAAGTACAGTACCTGCCAGTATGAATTTCAGCAGTATTAGTCCTTACAGCCGTATATATGATGAAGACAATAAGCTGGAATGGTATCCTCATGGGTATTCCATAGTGACCAATCCGCTTATTAATTATTATGGGCAGGAAAAATACGACAGGACCCACAGCCTGTTTGCTGCGATGTTTGCTGATGTTGCCCTTCCCTTTGGCTTTAATTATCGGGTGTCTTTCCAGCCACGCATGGAGTTTGCCAAAGACTATAACTTTTGGGACTCTGAAACCATTGTCGGAGGACGTACTTATCTGGATGGTTATGGCACGCGCGAGGATGGTACGCTCAATGCCTGGATGATTGACAATATTCTGAGTTGGAATCAACAATTCGGTGTCCATGCTTTTGATGTAACCTTGCTCTACAATGCAGAACAGACCAAGACCTACAATTCTTACGGAGAAAACCAGACTTTCTTACCCAATCAGCAGCTTGGCTACAACGGCTTGCAGTTTGGTTCTAAGCCTCTGGTAAGTACCAATGATACAGAAGCAGGAGGGGAGGCGTTGATGGCACGCCTGAATTATACTTTACTGGATAGGTATTTGTTGACGGCATCTGTAAGGCGTGATGGGTATTCTGCATTTGGACAGGAACACCCCACTGCTACTTTTCCAGCCGCGGCACTTGCCTGGAAAATTTCTGATGAAAGCTTTTACAATAGTGAGCTTGTCAATCGTCTGAAACTGAGGTTGTCGTGGGGGGTAAATGGCAACCGTGATATAGGAATTTATTCAGCATTGGCTCAAATCGGTTCCGAATTATATTACGATGGTACCAACGTCCAGATGGGACTGTATAATAATACGCTGGCCAACCCCGGCCTGCGCTGGGAAAGAACTGAATCCTTCAACATTGGCGTTGATATGGGACTGTTAGATGACCGCATTGACCTTTCTGCCAATGTATATGACATGCGGACGACCGACTTACTCATGAGCCGTAAACTTCCTGAGATTACCGGTTTTACCAGCATCATTTCAAACCTGGGTGAGTTAAGCAATCGGGGTATGGAATTAAGCCTCAATACCGTAAACATTAGCAATCAGAACCTTTCCTGGAAATCCAGCTTTGTGTTTTCTTTGAACAGAAACAAGATTGAAAGTCTATTTGGCGATTATGAAGAGGTAGAGGTAAACGGTGAAACCATCACCAGAGAAATTCCTGATTATACCAACCTATGGTTTCCGGACGAAGCAATTGATGTAGTTTGGGAATATGATGTTGTGGGTGTATGGCAGCTGGATGAGGCCTCGGAAGCAGCTGAGTACAATATGGTGCCTGGCGACTACAAAGCTGTAGATGTTGATGATAGTAAAACGTATGATGCTTTGGTAGATAAGCAGTTCATAGGCTATGAACAACCCAGATATCGCCTGGGATTGAGAAACGATTTTAGCTTTTTGAAAGATTTTACTGCTTCAGTATTCATACGTGCTGACCTGGGGCACATCGGAGCGTTTGACTATGCGGTGCACGAATCTTCCACCTATGACAGGATCAATATCTGGAACATACCCTACTGGACGCCTACCAATGGAAACAATGAATACGCACGGACATCTGAAGTCCACGGAGCTTATGGTGGAGGACTGAGAATCTTCAAGCCCCGATCATTTGTGAGGGTGCAGGATATCTCGTTGGCTTATAATATACCAATGACCTTTGCTGAGCGAATTAATGTGAATAGCCTGCGCATTTTTGTTTCTGCCCGCAACCTTTTCACCTTCACAGACTGGCCAGGTTGGGATCCTGAGACGGGGCTGAGTGGTACAGCAGATGGGCCGATGCCCAAGACATTTAGTGTAGGCGTAAATATATCCCTTTAA